The following are encoded together in the Candidatus Methylomirabilota bacterium genome:
- a CDS encoding dTDP-4-dehydrorhamnose 3,5-epimerase family protein, with protein sequence MEFTPDAKRAFKTQSYTPAPAIDGVRIVDLRRHHDDGGSITELARLADGRPEAFADFTVRQINYSEIAPGVIKAFHLHTRQTDIWYVPPSDRLLVVLLDVRQGSRTEGARMRFMLGDGASLLARIPPGVAHGVRNLGPGPGRIIYFVDVQFSPEPSTCDEGRLPWDYAGADVWDVTRG encoded by the coding sequence ATGGAATTCACCCCTGACGCCAAGCGGGCTTTCAAGACCCAGTCTTACACGCCGGCGCCGGCGATCGACGGCGTCCGCATCGTCGACCTCCGACGCCACCACGACGACGGCGGCTCGATCACCGAGCTGGCACGTCTCGCCGACGGACGTCCGGAGGCCTTCGCCGACTTCACCGTGCGGCAGATCAACTACAGCGAGATCGCGCCCGGCGTCATCAAGGCCTTCCACCTCCACACGCGCCAGACCGACATCTGGTACGTCCCGCCCTCCGATCGCCTGCTCGTCGTCCTCCTCGACGTCCGCCAGGGCTCGCGCACGGAAGGCGCGCGCATGCGCTTCATGCTGGGCGACGGCGCCTCGCTGCTGGCGCGCATTCCCCCCGGGGTGGCCCACGGCGTGCGCAATCTCGGCCCCGGCCCCGGCCGCATCATCTACTTCGTGGACGTCCAGTTCTCGCCGGAGCCCTCGACGTGCGACGAGGGCCGGCTGCCGTGGGACTATGCGGGGGCCGACGTCTGGGACGTGACGCGCGGGTGA